The genomic interval aaaaatgaaagtgaAAAAAGCTGTAAAAGCATCATCGTCTTCCGAGTCCGATTCGGAATATAATTCATCAGACGAAGAAgtaaatactatttatattccaaaatatttaatataattcttttctaacCTATATTTTTTCACGTGTACAGTTGAGGCAAGCTTTTGCAGAAGGTTTATTAAAACCTGGTCTAAAtgtagttgaaaaaaataaaaaaacaccaAAAAATTGCGttgtaagtataatataattagatctttgaatacaaaaaaataatgaggGGATCATAATTAGGATCATTTTTAGTCTCTTATGAAAAAGAAgctagaagaaattaaattgaatttaccaTGGATTGAAAGATTAGACTTGACTAATGCACCAGCACCTTTAGCGCCAGAATTGGCATTGCAAATGCAAGAACAAGAAGATAGACGTGCGAAGCAATTGAaagggaataaaaaattacctcAATATGATCCAGCAGATGATCCTGTTCTAAATGATTTTCGTAGAGAAACGATGTTTCATAGACAGGCACAAGCTGCTGTTATGGAGGGTATTGCCCGATTAAAGAAACTTGGTATTCCAACAACTAGACCAGACGATTATTTTGCTGAAATGGCAAAATCGGATGCTCATATGCATAAGGTCAGAGAAAACCTAATGAAACAACAGACAATAGCGCAAAGATCAGAAAAGGTTAGGCAATTGAGACAACAGAGGAAAATAGGAAAACAAATGCAAATAGAAGCAACTTTGAAAAAACATgcagaaaagagaaaattattagaagagGTCAAAAAGTATCGTAAAGGTGTGAGAAAAGATCTTGATTTCTTAGAAGATAAACAGAAACCTCAAGGCAAAGCAGTGGATCAAAAAGCAGCAGCAAAACGTAAAATGAGGGATGCCAAATTTGGTTTTGGTGGTAAAAAAAGAGGTAGCAAAAAAAACACAAGGGCAAGTTCCGCAGATGTGTCAGAATATAAAAGACCTTCACTACCAGGAaaagattcgaagaaaaaaaaaggaaaatcaaaGCAGAGATTAGGAAAAAGTCGTAGGATACAGATGAAAGCAAAGAAAAAACGTTAATagcgataaattaattgacaaagtattttatatgattaaatgatgtttacttgtaaaataaatattttatgtaatcttgatatttttcgttattatttcttattttttatcgaaatatttttggaatctcGTTTGGTAGACAATGAACAATTGCAAACTGGACTcgacaaaagaatttttatcacatATGTAACTACGTTCAAATGCATCTAATGTGAAAGCATTCAAACgtgtgcaaaaatatatagaacaaaaaaaatctttttctctttcccaaGTTAGATAGCATATCGTTTCGTATTCAAATAAACAAGTTTAAAACCTCATAGATGTGATAGATTTTCGAACTTACAGTGCATTTTTTAtgcgttataatattttctctttatgcacgttgaaaaaattatcatcgatgttaataattcgatgcataatttaatttaatcgattgaaattttacaatagaGCATCGTTGTTAAAAGATTGGCAAAATTTCCATTACAGAAAATGAaagacattaaattttatcgcgcACATATTAAGTATAGAACAAAAATAGCTAAACAAAACAAAGGGAacaaagtaatatataaaagaacgGTAGAAGGTTGCATGATGGATAACTTAATCTACAAAGTGACTctccaatatttttcgatccaTTCAATACGTTAATGCCccattaaattatgaaaaatcgaGAAGGATATGGGCAAATGATAATAGCACGAGCACGTGAATCAGAATAATCTCTCCATAGTATCGATACCGGCAGAATATTTAACATGTGTCGTCCATTAGACAATCCACTGTATCTACAGGGCTTGTAACATGCATAGGAATGCGATTACACCGCATATTACATGCGCAGCCACGTTTGCATTCGcgtagagatatatatatatatatacatgtacacaTAACCCCTTTCCTTTACCAATCGTCCCTTGATTCtccattacataatattaattatttatcctgataaaaaattaaaatgctttaaaattacacaattttttcactatttaatttacaaagcatttcaaactttaatggatgaaaatatgaatgaaaatttatctcaTTCTTGTCGAAGGTAAAAAAAGATCATacgatatcataaattttttatttattaaatctttaatattataaaaaaataaattgaattgcttggaaaaaatatattgttaaatcatcttaaaaatggatcattgagaaaaaattagGGATTATCAATATGTACTCGTTTGATTGAATTCTCCATATTAATTTGGCGAAATAGAAATACCAGCGATCGTGTCGCATGCATAAGGCCCGACCATTTGTGTGCAGTCGCGCGAACGTGGccgtgtatattttttacaatagccCCGggttattgtatttaaatccAGAAGCACTCTCGCGCTGTATTCTCCGCTCTGTCTGACGCAGACACGAGATCTAAAATAGATCACCCGTGTAATGTGTTTTTTGTCGCATTCGGGGgtcatatgaaaaaaagaatcgaattttcCCTTCGCTCGGTTTCTCTCAGgaaatttatcatcgaaaaaaattacacttctttttttttttccccaagaATTAATACCTCTAACGAGCTACTTGTCTCGTATCTTCTGACCTCGTTAAAACTTCCCTTATTCGTCTCGATGCTCACGAAAACTCGTGAAATAGCGAAATTATCGTACTTTAAGTTATTGCTAAGGTGACTATGCTCCtaataattgttgaaatcaaatattttgaatttaatgttTGAAGATAAAATGGAATGCGCGATGAAAAATTAGGGAAAAATTACTTTGgcgatcaatatatttttataatcaactaTAAATCtactatagaaaaaaaataaggataatAAACCATTCACACGATTTACACGATCAGATTGAAGAAATTCATAGCAAGAGGCCACACAGCCAGTGGTATatgaatttatcgaataaattcgagAGGTTTTCCCGTGTATGGGACCACACACGTGATCCCGTGGCTCGAGGACGGAAATATGGACAGGTATCTCGCGCAGATATTTGTATTGATGACAACCGCGGCGTGACATGTATCCTCCGCCGGTCGCTAATGGGTGAAATTTGTTTCGCCATTGCCTTCGGGCAATTTTACccgatttcaaatttcaccGAATTCGCGTACCTCTCCTCCCTCGCCTCCCGTATACGACTATACCATGGTGTTTCGTGTTCACGGAAACCTGACAAGACGATAAAATATCCATCTCAATTATTTAGACCCGTTTCGTGGAAAATTCGGGTCGGTAATCGATGAagcgaaaaattcattatcataaattgatgcaatgttaattttttctttcgccaatgttaagtaattaataaacagtATCATACAAATTATTCTTGGATCTTTTAATGGAAATGTGAAAGTGGAGAGattatttttgtagaaatttctttatcatcgTGATCAACATCGTAGATGGAATCGTAGAACCGGGTCGAAAGaatagatttcttttattttccagacagagtttttaaatttatttaaaatcggcCATTTTTGGGATAATAAAGTGGGTTAAATCTACGATATCGTAAAATCGTATGTGCGCGAACGGGACGGATTCCGTTTGCAATTCGAGAAATAGAAGACGAATGTCGATAAGTCAGAAACGGTATAACGAAATCGAAACCCCCCGTGGATTTTAGCATAAAAATAGTACGACGTCCGATGTATTCGGTGCGTTGAAggatataaaacatttttcagaTATCTCCGCTCGACATGATAGACTTTATCCGACTGGTAACGAAAACCATTTCGAAAATGGATTTGGCAAAGCCTTTTAGgattgaacgaaaaaaaaaaaaaaaaaggaaaaaaataaaaaaataaagaaaaggaaaaacaagGATTCTCCAGAATAGAGTACATATATTAaacagagaaatttttatgaatacttTAAAGTAAATCTTCATGttccttttccctttctatcttttatttttatttttttttaaattctcctccatccctcttctctctttcacaaaattatgaaacgtATAACTATGCTCTTGAAATGTTTCAAATGGAAGTTGTTACCAGGTTACTTTGTAATCCAACGAACTTGTCACAACTCCTCCGGTTGTAACGTTGATTAAAAGTTAGATTACACAAAGTTATTccatttcttgaatttttaactttattccaAACGTCGTTAACAATCGTTTTTAAACGCGTTTTCCGGAAAAATGATAGATAGACACTTTTCGACactcgataaatataatacaacaaTTTAAATCGAGTAAACGAATCAATCATCCCTATCCATTAATTGAATAACTTACATATTTCTTCCagtcaaaaatcaaaatttccccGTTTATCATATTCGTACCTTTTTCATCAACTTCCTTCTCCCTTTATATACTTTTCCAGACtccaaaatttcaaactttcggTATCCCTCTCACTAATCCACCCCATCTTCACTTCACCCCCTTTATACCCATTtcctcaaatatataattccaaatataatCCAAAGTTTccagaaaatttcaaagtatttctctctccctttttcaaGTGCATCCACCTCCCCTTCTCCCTTCAAACGATTTTTCCCGGAAGCGTAAAACGGCGCCCACGTCGGCACGTGGCCGCGTTAGGGAGTGGGAGGGGGAGGTTGGGTCGAATAATACACTCGTCCATAGACGAGATAGTTAGCCCTTGGTTACTTCTACCCCCGTTGCGTTCCATAAAGCTCACGGTAAATCGACTGTGAGCGGGCAACGTCGCTCGCTCTCCCGTGTTCCACGTACGTAGCTCGGGGTGGTGGTagcgtggaggaggaggaggaggagagaagggaggaggagaggatggGAAACCATTATTGAAATGCAGTAAATGGCCGTGAGTTTCAATTGCCCCTGGGTGCTTCGAGCGTGCCGTTAGGAAAGAGAGGCGCTCTACTCCCCCCCCTCCTATCCCTCCAGCGCCAGGCCGCGAAACCACCCTTCCACGGATGGGAGGGAATTACGAGAATTCGCAATGATTCCGCTCGCTGTCGGCGCACGAAAACACACAGCGGGGGGAATCGGCCTACGGGCTGCCCCTCGTGTTCGAGGGGCTATTACCTCGGTCTAATGCTTTCCTCCCTCCAAGACGCTAtggattttttctctttctctcgaaccTCGTGCAATTGAACTTgacgcttttctttttttttttttttttgattcgagttctttttatttgtttggtttttgatcgattatcttttt from Apis mellifera strain DH4 linkage group LG8, Amel_HAv3.1, whole genome shotgun sequence carries:
- the LOC726028 gene encoding probable rRNA-processing protein EBP2 homolog isoform X1 produces the protein MKVKKAVKASSSSESDSEYNSSDEELRQAFAEGLLKPGLNVVEKNKKTPKNCVSLMKKKLEEIKLNLPWIERLDLTNAPAPLAPELALQMQEQEDRRAKQLKGNKKLPQYDPADDPVLNDFRRETMFHRQAQAAVMEGIARLKKLGIPTTRPDDYFAEMAKSDAHMHKVRENLMKQQTIAQRSEKVRQLRQQRKIGKQMQIEATLKKHAEKRKLLEEVKKYRKGVRKDLDFLEDKQKPQGKAVDQKAAAKRKMRDAKFGFGGKKRGSKKNTRASSADVSEYKRPSLPGKDSKKKKGKSKQRLGKSRRIQMKAKKKR
- the LOC726028 gene encoding probable rRNA-processing protein EBP2 homolog isoform X2, whose protein sequence is MKKKLEEIKLNLPWIERLDLTNAPAPLAPELALQMQEQEDRRAKQLKGNKKLPQYDPADDPVLNDFRRETMFHRQAQAAVMEGIARLKKLGIPTTRPDDYFAEMAKSDAHMHKVRENLMKQQTIAQRSEKVRQLRQQRKIGKQMQIEATLKKHAEKRKLLEEVKKYRKGVRKDLDFLEDKQKPQGKAVDQKAAAKRKMRDAKFGFGGKKRGSKKNTRASSADVSEYKRPSLPGKDSKKKKGKSKQRLGKSRRIQMKAKKKR